One genomic region from Equus asinus isolate D_3611 breed Donkey chromosome 10, EquAss-T2T_v2, whole genome shotgun sequence encodes:
- the SLC2A6 gene encoding solute carrier family 2, facilitated glucose transporter member 6 encodes MQEPLLGAEAPDYDTFPEKPPPSPGERTRVGATQNKRVFLATFAAVLGNFSFGYGLVYTSPVIPALEHSLDPDLSLTKTQASWFGSVFTLGAAAGGLSAMVLNDLLGRKLSIMFSAVPSAAGYALMAGARGLWMLLLGRTLTGFAGGLTAACIPVYVSEIATPGVRGALGATPQLMAVFGSLSLYALGLLLPWRWLAVAGEGPVLVMILLLSFMPNSPRFLLSRGRDSEAMRALAWLRGADTDIRWEFEQIQDNVRRQSSRMSWAEARDPHMYRPILIALLMRFLQQLTGITPTLVYLQSIFDSTAVLLPPKDDAAIVGAVRLLSVLIAALTMDLAGRKILLFVSAAIMFAANLTLGLYVHFGPKHLTPNSTMSLEGMPLGGTEQPLATPTSYITLVPLLATMLFIMGYAMGWGPITWLLMSEILPLRARGVASGLCVLVSWLTAFALTKSFLLVVNAFGLQVPFFFFAAICLVNLLFTGCCVPETKGRSLEQIESFFRTGRRSFLR; translated from the exons ATGCAGGAGCCGCTGCTGGGAGCCGAGGCCCCGGACTATGACACCTTCCCCGAGAAGCCGCCCCCGTCGCCGGGAGAGAGGACGCGGGTCGG ggccacaCAGAACAAGAGGGTGTTCCTGGCCACCTTCGCCGCCGTGCTGGGCAATTTCAGCTTTGGGTATGGCCTGGTGTACACGTCCCCCGTCATCCCAGCCCTGGAGCACTCCTTGGATCCGGACCTGAGTCTGACCAAAACCCAGGCATCCTGGTTTGGG TCCGTGTTCACCTTGGGCGCGGCAGCTGGGGGCCTCAGTGCCATGGTCCTCAATGACCTCCTGGGCCGGAAGCTCAGCATCATGTTCTCGGCTGTACCCTCAGCAGCCGGCTATGCGCTCATGGCGGGTGCCCGTGGCCTCTGgatgctgctgctggggaggaCACTGACAGGCTTCGCCGGGGGGCTCACCGCCGCCTGCATTCCG GTGTACGTGTCTGAGATCGCTACCCCAGGCGTCCGTGGGGCCCTGGGGGCCACGCCTCAGCTCATGGCAGTGTTCGGATCACTGTCCCTCTACGCCCTTG GCCTCCTGCTGCCCTGGCGCTGGCTGGCAGTGGCCGGGGAGGGGCCCGTTCTCGTCATGATCCTGCTGCTCAGCTTCATGCCCAACTCGCCTCGCTTCCTGCTCTCACGGGGCCGGGACTCGGAGGCCATGCGGGCGCTGGCCTGGCTGCGAGGGGCTGACACCGACATCCGCTGGGAGTTCGAGCAGATCCAGGACAACGTCCGGAGACAG AGCAGCCGCATGTCGTGGGCTGAGGCCCGGGACCCCCATATGTACCGACCCATCCTCATCGCCCTGCTGATGCGCTTCCTGCAGCAGCTGACCGGCATCACGCCCACCCTCGTCTACCTGCAGTCCATCTTCGACAGCACGGCTGTCCTGCTG cccccgaAGGATGATGCAGCCATCGTAGGGGCCGTGAGGCTCCTGTCTGTGCTCATCGCTGCCCTCACCATGGACCTGGCGGGCCGCAAGATTCTGCTCTTCGTCTCAG CAGCCATCATGTTTGCTGCCAACCTGACACTGGGGCTATACGTCCACTTTGGTCCGAAGCATCTGACCCCCAACAGCACCATGAGCCTGGAGGGTATGCCCCTGGGGGGCACAGAGCAACCCCTGGCGACACCCACCAGCTACATCACCCTGGTACCCCTGCTGGCCACCATGCTCTTCATCATGG GCTATGCCATGGGCTGGGGGCCCATCACCTGGCTCCTCATGTCGGAGATCCTGCCCCTGCGGGCCCGCGGCGTGGCCTCGGGGCTCTGTGTGCTCGTCAGCTGGCTCACGGCCTTCGCCCTCACCAAGTCCTTCCTGCTGGTGGTG AACGCCTTCGGCCTCCAggtgcctttcttcttctttgctgcCATCTGCTTGGTGAACCTGCTGTTCACTGGCTGCTGCGTGCCCGAGACCAAGGGCCGGTCACTGGAGCAGATCGAGTCCTTCTTCCGCACCGGGAGGAGGTCCTTCCTGCGCTAA
- the CACFD1 gene encoding calcium channel flower homolog isoform X2, whose translation MNGDACPGLSPSEMVSLILTTLRACAISGLFNCITIHPLNIAAGVWMILNAFILLLCEAPFCCQFVEFANTVSEKVDRLRSWQKAVFYCGMAVVPIVISLTLTTLLGNAIAFATGVLYGLSALGKKGDAISYARIQQQKQQADEEKLTDTLEGEL comes from the exons ATGAATGGTGACGCCTGTCCTGGCCTGAGCCCCTCGGAGATGGTCTCTCTCATCCTAACCACCTTGCGAG CTTGTGCCATCTCCGGCCTCTTCAACTGCATCACCATCCACCCTCTGAACATCGCGGCCGGCGTGTGGATGAT TCTGAACGCCTTCATCCTGCTGCTCTGTGAGGCGCCCTTCTGCTGCCAGTTCGTCGAGTTCGCGAACACGGTGTCGGAGAAGGTGGACCGGCTGCGCTCCTGGCAGAAGGCTGTCTTCTATTGCGG GATGGCCGTCGTTCCCATCGTCATCAGCCTGACCCTGACCACGCTGCTGGGCAACGCCATCGCCTTTGCCACGGGAGTGCTGTACGGACTCTCTGCTCTGGGCAAAAA GGGCGATGCAATCTCCTATGCCAGGAtccagcagcagaagcagcaggcGGATGAGGAGAAGCTCACGGACACCCTGGAGGGGGAGCTGTGA
- the CACFD1 gene encoding calcium channel flower homolog isoform X1, which translates to MSGSGGAAAASVGSAQAAQEEGMTWWYRWLCRLSGVLGAVSCAISGLFNCITIHPLNIAAGVWMILNAFILLLCEAPFCCQFVEFANTVSEKVDRLRSWQKAVFYCGMAVVPIVISLTLTTLLGNAIAFATGVLYGLSALGKKGDAISYARIQQQKQQADEEKLTDTLEGEL; encoded by the exons ATGAGCGGCTCGGGCGGGGCGGCAGCGGCGTCCGTCGGCTCCGCGCAGGCGGCGCAGGAGGAGGGCATGACGTGGTGGTACCGCTGGCTGTGTCGCCTTTCGGGGGTGCTGGGGGCCGTCT CTTGTGCCATCTCCGGCCTCTTCAACTGCATCACCATCCACCCTCTGAACATCGCGGCCGGCGTGTGGATGAT TCTGAACGCCTTCATCCTGCTGCTCTGTGAGGCGCCCTTCTGCTGCCAGTTCGTCGAGTTCGCGAACACGGTGTCGGAGAAGGTGGACCGGCTGCGCTCCTGGCAGAAGGCTGTCTTCTATTGCGG GATGGCCGTCGTTCCCATCGTCATCAGCCTGACCCTGACCACGCTGCTGGGCAACGCCATCGCCTTTGCCACGGGAGTGCTGTACGGACTCTCTGCTCTGGGCAAAAA GGGCGATGCAATCTCCTATGCCAGGAtccagcagcagaagcagcaggcGGATGAGGAGAAGCTCACGGACACCCTGGAGGGGGAGCTGTGA